From one Candidatus Omnitrophota bacterium genomic stretch:
- the ilvC gene encoding ketol-acid reductoisomerase: MLKIYYDKDADLNFLKGKKVAIVGYGNQGRAQALNLKDSGVEVIVSELEGTPNYEQAVKDGFKPMSAETASKEAHVIQILTQDHLQAKIYKSFVEKHLTEGKALNFSHGFNIHFRGIVPPKNVDVFMIAPKGPGALVRTQFEEGKGVPCLVAIYQDHSGNALKTALAYAKGIGGTRAGVIETTFKEEVETDLFGEQVVLCGGVTELIMAGFDTLVEAGYQPEIAYFECLHELKLITDLIYSTGIQGMRQRVSDTAKYGDLTRGKRIVTDAARAEMKKILKDIQSGAFAKEWLEENETGRKNFDKLMKRDENHLIEVVGKKLRKMMPWIK, translated from the coding sequence ATGTTGAAGATATATTATGACAAAGACGCGGACCTGAACTTTTTGAAGGGGAAGAAAGTAGCGATAGTCGGATACGGCAACCAGGGCCGCGCCCAGGCGCTGAACCTTAAGGACAGCGGCGTAGAGGTCATCGTTTCCGAACTCGAGGGGACGCCGAACTACGAGCAGGCGGTCAAGGACGGCTTCAAGCCGATGTCCGCCGAGACGGCCTCGAAAGAGGCGCACGTGATCCAGATACTCACGCAGGACCACCTCCAGGCGAAGATATATAAATCGTTCGTCGAGAAGCACCTGACCGAGGGGAAGGCGCTCAATTTTTCGCACGGCTTCAACATCCATTTCAGGGGGATAGTCCCGCCGAAGAATGTCGATGTCTTTATGATAGCGCCTAAAGGGCCGGGCGCGCTTGTAAGGACCCAGTTCGAGGAAGGCAAAGGCGTCCCGTGCCTGGTCGCTATATACCAGGACCACAGCGGCAACGCCCTGAAGACGGCGCTCGCTTACGCCAAAGGCATAGGCGGCACGAGGGCAGGCGTCATTGAGACGACGTTCAAGGAAGAGGTCGAGACGGACCTGTTCGGCGAACAGGTCGTCCTCTGCGGCGGCGTGACCGAGCTCATCATGGCCGGTTTCGATACGCTGGTCGAGGCGGGATACCAGCCCGAGATCGCTTATTTCGAGTGTTTGCACGAGCTTAAGCTCATCACCGACCTGATCTACTCGACGGGCATACAGGGGATGCGCCAGCGCGTCTCTGATACCGCCAAATACGGCGACCTTACGCGCGGCAAGAGGATAGTGACCGACGCGGCCCGCGCAGAGATGAAGAAGATACTCAAGGATATACAATCCGGCGCGTTCGCGAAGGAATGGCTGGAAGAGAACGAGACCGGAAGGAAGAACTTTGACAAGTTAATGAAAAGGGATGAAAACCATCTTATAGAGGTCGTCGGCAAGAAGCTCCGTAAGATGATGCCCTGGATAAAATAA
- the ilvN gene encoding acetolactate synthase small subunit → MRQTISVLVENHPGVLARISGLFSARGFNIDSLAVGETEDPSVSRMTIVAEGDERTLEQIKKQLNKLIDVITVTDLTKTKFIDRELILIKVGIRAQNDRTKIIEIAETMKANVADLGLHTITIEAVGETSHIDDLIELLRQFGIKEIVRTGKIAMETESREKPKTIKEEEE, encoded by the coding sequence ATGAGACAGACAATATCGGTGCTTGTCGAGAACCACCCGGGAGTCCTCGCGCGCATATCCGGCCTTTTTTCGGCGCGCGGATTCAACATAGATTCGCTCGCGGTCGGCGAGACCGAGGACCCGAGCGTTTCGAGGATGACGATAGTCGCCGAGGGCGACGAGCGGACACTCGAACAGATCAAGAAGCAGCTGAACAAGTTGATCGATGTCATCACGGTCACCGACCTGACGAAGACGAAATTCATCGACCGCGAACTGATATTGATAAAAGTCGGCATCCGCGCCCAGAACGATCGCACTAAGATAATCGAGATCGCCGAGACGATGAAAGCGAACGTCGCGGACCTCGGCCTGCATACGATAACTATAGAGGCTGTGGGCGAGACCTCGCACATAGATGACCTCATCGAGCTCTTGAGGCAGTTCGGTATCAAGGAGATAGTCCGCACGGGAAAGATAGCGATGGAGACGGAATCAAGGGAGAAACCAAAAACAATAAAGGAGGAAGAGGAATAA